From the genome of Candidatus Schekmanbacteria bacterium, one region includes:
- a CDS encoding glycosyltransferase family 1 protein, which yields MEKINIVHIISGGGIGGGEKFLQIFAKYSDKEKIALHFVVPEKGVLYEKLSFFGYKPKVIDINKSLFSFETFLRLKRYLIRSKTDIVHTHGARANYYGRIAAYFAKVPVIISTIHNSINDYPINALKKKFYIYIDRLTSSFVSEIVSVSNYIKESLVNDYKIAEEKITTIYPAVDFQSLLPDITTSAMKKKLSIPESSLVIGQIGRMTNQKGFEYSILSAKKIISQFNNVYFLFVGDGELKKRLEEKCISLGIKEKCIFTGFVDNVGNVYQIIDILLMPSLSEGFPVTLIEAAFFEKPEIAAKVSGIPEFIKDGVNGILIPPADSRALEAAIEKLIRNKDMRIRLGKEAKNRVSELFSPAHMLKKYLNIYEKHIEKDF from the coding sequence ATGGAAAAAATTAATATAGTCCATATTATTTCAGGCGGAGGAATAGGAGGAGGAGAAAAATTTCTTCAAATCTTCGCCAAATATAGCGACAAAGAAAAAATTGCTTTGCATTTTGTTGTTCCTGAAAAAGGTGTGCTTTACGAAAAATTGTCATTCTTTGGCTATAAACCAAAGGTGATAGACATAAACAAAAGTCTTTTCAGTTTTGAAACTTTTTTGCGCCTAAAAAGATATTTGATCCGTTCAAAAACTGACATTGTTCACACTCATGGCGCAAGAGCAAATTATTATGGAAGAATTGCAGCTTACTTCGCAAAAGTACCTGTCATAATATCGACAATTCATAATTCAATAAACGACTATCCTATAAATGCATTGAAGAAAAAATTTTATATCTATATTGACCGATTAACCTCTTCTTTTGTTTCAGAAATCGTTTCAGTTTCAAATTATATCAAAGAAAGTTTGGTTAACGATTATAAAATAGCAGAAGAAAAGATAACAACTATCTACCCTGCCGTTGATTTTCAATCGCTGTTGCCCGATATTACGACTTCGGCAATGAAAAAAAAGTTATCGATACCTGAGTCTTCCTTGGTGATTGGACAAATTGGCCGGATGACTAATCAAAAGGGGTTTGAATATTCCATCCTTAGCGCAAAAAAAATCATCTCTCAATTTAACAATGTCTATTTCCTTTTTGTAGGAGATGGTGAACTAAAAAAAAGGTTAGAAGAAAAATGTATTTCCCTTGGAATTAAAGAAAAATGTATCTTTACGGGCTTTGTTGATAATGTCGGGAATGTATATCAAATTATCGATATACTCCTTATGCCTTCCCTATCAGAGGGTTTTCCTGTAACGCTAATTGAGGCAGCTTTTTTCGAAAAGCCGGAAATAGCGGCAAAAGTCTCGGGAATTCCTGAATTTATCAAAGATGGGGTCAACGGGATTCTTATTCCTCCGGCTGATAGCAGGGCGCTTGAAGCGGCAATTGAAAAACTTATCAGAAACAAAGATATGCGGATAAGGCTTGGCAAAGAAGCAAAAAATCGTGTTTCTGAATTATTTTCTCCTGCACATATGCTTAAAAAGTATTTAAATATTTATGAAAAGCATATTGAGAAAGATTTCTAA